A single genomic interval of Mangifera indica cultivar Alphonso chromosome 5, CATAS_Mindica_2.1, whole genome shotgun sequence harbors:
- the LOC123217208 gene encoding protein PNS1-like isoform X1, with protein sequence MGAAVEERESQKKEEGEERGENGKRKQEEEEEEEETVRDVEKGEMGHVESVEEKVVERNDNVYDLNNNIPADQRGFNMSMLRTLNPTNPLRIAINGGRTRVAAPTRVAASRVATPLSQPRSTPTPTSQISPTTLNSTSYTNKISLSIFVLHMVLAVGLVGFLIFKGIQGLLVASDSTKKKEKRVLEYFLPQVEAASLLSITLAFAWQKAVRVWPRITVHFILWSSFFMSLSAGILLICFQKPPTDGVGVCFIAFAIGNGLYACWVNQRIGFSTEVLIKSLRPISKFPDLNQPTYWTLGAGFTWMSLWILAVVGALNFSVPPLIIIALMLSLLWTTEVMRNVVNLTVSRVIALYYLRGMQSNTGYCFQRALTINLGSACLGSLFVPTIEAMRIVARGLNLLEGEDEFMFSCAHCCLRVMESIFRYGNSWAYVQIAAYGKGFVKASQDTWGLFERQEMECIVDSDMTSALCFLTGVCSGSMCVIVVAAWTAKVHQPFTATISLLAFIVGYLMTRIAMALPHACVSCYYACYAENPENRLFDSMIKDRLALIKAGRDVIVPTPRARHRFNT encoded by the exons ATGGGTGCCGCT gtggaagagagagagagtcagaagaaagaagaaggagaagaaagaggagAGAATGGGAAGAGAAaacaggaagaagaagaagaagaagaagagacagTGAGAGATGTGGAGAAAGGGGAGATGGGTCATGTGGAGTCTGTGGAAGAAAAGGTGGTCGAGAGAAATGATAATGTTTATGATCTTAATAACAATATTCCTGCTGATCAAAGAGGGTTTAATATGTCAATGTTACGAACGTTGAACCCAACAAATCCTTTGAGGATTGCCATTAATGGTGGCCGTACAAGAGTCGCCGCTCCTACAAGAGTTGCAGCTTCTAGAGTTGCTACTCCTCTTTCTCAGCCTCGCTCTACTCCAACACCAACCTCACAG ATTTCACCTACAACATTGAATTCAACAAGCTACACCAACAAGATATCTCTGTCTATTTTTGTTCTTCACATGGTGCTGGCTGTTGGGCTAGTGGGATTTCTAATATTCAAGGGAATTCAAGGCCTATTAGTAGCATCAGACTCTactaagaaaaaagagaaaagggtGTTAGAGTATTTTCTGCCTCAAGTTGAAGCTGCCTCTCTTTTAAGCATCACTCTTGCTTTTGCTTGGCAAAAGGCTGTCAGGGTTTGGCCTCGAATCACGGTTCATTTCATACTATGGAGCTCGTTCTTCATGTCACTTTCAGCTGGAATTCTCCTAATCTGCTTCCAAAAGCCTCCCACCGATGGTGTTGGAGTTTGCTTCATCGCCTTTGCAATAGGGAATGGCTTATATGCTTGCTGGGTTAACCAGAGAATTGGGTTTTCTACTGAAGTTTTGATTAAATCATTGCGACCCATTTCAAAGTTCCCAGATTTGAATCAACCTACTTATTGGACGCTTGGAGCTGGTTTTACATGGATGTCTCTCTGGATTTTAGCTGTTGTTGGAGCATTGAATTTTTCCGTTCCGCCTTTAATTATCATTGCATTGATGTTGAGCTTGCTCTGGACAACAGAAGTAATGAGGAATGTTGTAAATCTAACAGTTAGTAGAGTGATTGCTCTGTATTATCTCAGGGGAATGCAATCTAATACTGGATATTGCTTCCAAAGAGCCTTGACTATTAATCTTGGAAGCGCTTGTCTTGGGTCTTTATTTGTGCCGACTATTGAAGCTATGAGAATTGTAGCCCGGGGTTTAAATTTACTAGAGGGAGAAGATGAATTCATGTTTTCATGTGCACATTGCTGTCTCAGAGTTATGGAGTCCATCTTCAGATATGGAAATAGCTGGGCCTATGTACAG ATAGCTGCATATGGAAAAGGCTTTGTGAAGGCATCGCAAGACACTTGGGGGCTCTTTGAGAGGCAAGAAATGGAATGCATTGTTGACTCGGACATGACCAGTGCTCTCTGCTTCCTTACTGGAGTGTGCAGTGGTTCAATGTGTGTCATAGTCGTGGCTGCTTGGACAGCTAAAGTGCACCAGCCCTTCACCGCCACAATCTCCCTCCTTGCTTTCATTGTGGGATACCTTATG ACCAGGATTGCAATGGCATTGCCTCATGCCTGTGTGAGTTGCTACTATGCTTGCTATGCAGAAAACCCTGAGAACAGACTGTTCGATTCAATGATCAAGGACCGTCTCGCCTTGATCAAAGCTGGTCGTGATGTCATTGTTCCAACGCCTCGAGCACGTCATCGATTCAACACATAG